The Halonatronomonas betaini DNA window GTGAGGATACAAGAAGAACTGGCAGGCTCCTTAAACATTTTGAAATAGATAATGATTTAATCAGTTATCATGAGCATAATGAAAAAATGCGAACTGAAGAAATTATTGGTAAACTGAAAATGAATCAGGATATTGCTTTAGTAAGTGATGCAGGTATGCCAGGGCTATCTGACCCTGGCGAGATATTAATTAAAGCAGTTGTAAATGAAGGTGTTGAGGTTATCCCATTACCTGGGCCATCAGCTGCTATTCCTGCTTTAGTAGCCTCTGGCTTTGCCACAGGTAGATTTGTTTTTGAAGGTTTTCTTCCTAGAAAAGGTCAGGAGAGAAAAGATAGGCTTGCCAGTATAAAATTAGATGAGAGGACAACAATTATTTATGAATCTCCTTATCGCACTCAGGATACTATAGCTGACCTGGCTGATATCATGGCTGATAGAGAAATTGCTCTAATTAGAGAGATTAGTAAAATTCATGAAGAAAAGATTTATGGAACGGCAGCAGAGATTAAAGAAAAGATCTTTGACAGAGAGATAAAAGGCGAAATTGTAATAGTTATCTCAGGAAATCAATCATTATCTGAAAAAGAGAAGCTAACTGATCTTTCAATACTGGAACACCTTGAATTATTAATTGAAAATGGTTATACTAAGAAAAAAGCAATTAAAGAAGTATCTAAAATAAGAGGGCTTCCTAAAAGTGAGGTTTATAAGGAAGCTATTGCAATAGATGCAAGGCCTGAATTTAGAGATGGAAATTAGTAGAGAGAGGGGAAACTTATGGCTGAAAAAACTTTTTATGTGACTACACCAATTTATTATCCAAGTGATCGTTTACATATTGGTCATGCTTATACAACAGTTGCTGCAGATGCAATTGCAAGGTATAAAGATTTAAGAGGTTATGACACCATGTTTTTAACAGGGTCTGATGAGCATGGGCAGAAGATTGAGAGAAAAGCAGATGAAGCTGGCAAGGAGCCTCAAAATTATGTTGATGAGATTGTTGCCACTTTTATAGATCTCTGGGATAGATTAGGAATTGATTATGATCAATTTATTAGAACTACAGATAATAATCATGAAGAAGTCGTTCAGGAGATTTTTAAGCAGCTTTATGAACAGGAGGATATCTATTTAGGAAAATATGAAGGTTGGTATTGTACTCCCTGTGAAACCTTCTGGCTTGATCGTCAATTAGAGGGGGATGAAAAGGTCTGTCCTGATTGTAATCGACCTCTGGAATGGGTTGAAGAAGAAAGTTATTTCTTTAAAATGAGCAAGTATGCTGATAGGTTGCTTAAACATATTAAAGATAATCCGAAATTTATACAGCCTGAATCCAGGCGGAATGAAATGATTAGTTTTATTGAAAGCGGACTTGATGATTTGAGTGTTTCCAGAACAACTTTTGACTGGGGGATTGAGGTTCCAGTTGATTCTGATCATGTGATTTATGTCTGGATAGATGCACTAAGTAATTATATAACTGCAATGGGCTATAATAGAGACGAGTCTAAGTTTAATAAATACTGGCCAGCTGATATTCATATAGTCGGTAAAGATATTTTAAGATTCCATACAATTATCTGGCCAATAATATTAATGGCTCTAGATTTACCCTTGCCAGATCAGGTCTTTGGTCATGGCTGGTTGTTGAGTGATACTGGAAAGATGTCCAAGTCAAGAGGTAATGTTGTTGACCCTATCGAGTTGATTAATGATTTTGGCAGAGATGCAATCAGGTATTATCTTTTGCGGGAAGTTTCTTTTGGTGCTGATGGAACCTATTCAACTGAGGCTTTAATCCAGAGAATTAATTCAGATTTAGCCAATGATTTAGGGAATCTTCTTCACAGATCGTTATCAATGGTTGAAAAATATTTTTCAGGTGAAATTCCTGAACCAGCTGCAGAAACAGAATTTGATAGCAGCTTAAAGGAACTTGCAGCTATAACTGTGGAAAAAGCTGCAGATGAAATAGAAGAACTCAGGTATACAAAAGCTTTAGAAGAGATCTGGCAATTTGTTAGAAGGGCTAATAAATATATTGATCAGACTGAGCCTTGGGTTTTGGCCAGAGATGAAAATAATCGTGAAAAGCTGGGAACAGTACTTTATAATTTACTTGAATCTTTAAGGATAATTGGAATACTTTTAAAGCCATTTTTAGTAGATACACCTGCAGAGATAGGTAAGCAGCTTGGTATTCAAAAAGAAATTAAAGATGCCAGCTGGCAGGATTTAGATTGGAATGGTCTGCCATCAAATAGAACTATAGCTAAAGGGGAACCGATATTCCCGAGAATTGATCTTGAAAAGTATTATGAGGAAAAAGAAAAATTAAATGGTGCTAAAGAAAAACAGGAGGAAGAAATAGTGGAAGAAGGGCTTATTAGTTTTAATGATTTCCAGGAAATTGATTTAAGGATTGCGACTATAATTGAAGCTGAAAAAATTGAAGATAGCAATAAATTATTAAAATTACAGGTAGACTTAGGCACTGAAAAAAGGCAGATAGTGGCTGGTATAGCGAACTATTACCAACCGGAAGATTTAATTGATAAGCAGATCATGATGGTGGCGAATTTAGAACCGGCTAAGATATTTGGAGTGAAATCTCAGGGTATGTTATTAGCTGCGAGAGATGATCAAAATGAGGAGTTGACAGTAATCAGTCCTGCTAAACCAATAAAAGCAGGGAGTCCTGTAAGCTAATTCATAAAAAAATAGGCTTAAAATCGATTTATTTACTAATATATCGATTTAGGCCTTGTTTTTTACCATAACTTGTGAAATAATAATCTATATAAATACATTTTAAGGAGTGAGGAGAATGAAAGATAGAGAATCAATTCCAAAGGCTACGATAGAAAGGTTACCATTATATTACAGATGCCTTGATAAATTAGCTAATTTTGAAGATGTAGATGTTGTGTCTTCAAAAGACTTAGGAGGAAGATTAGGAATACCTCCAACCCAGGTTAGGAAAGACTTGTCTTATTATGGTGAATTTGGGCGCAGGGGAGTAGGTTATGATGTTTTTGATCTCAAAAGATCAGTAGGCAGAATTTTAGGAGTAGATGAGGTCTGGACAACAATTTTAGTAGGGGCAGGAAATCTTGGCAGAGCTCTTGTAGATTATAAAGGTTTTGAGAAAATGGGTATGAAGCTAGTAGGTGTAATGGATGCTGATCTGTCAAAGATCGGTAATAAAATTGGCGGCGTTGAAGTCCAGAGTATCAAAAAGATGGACGAAATTGTCAGTGAAAATGATGCTAAATTAGGAATAATAACAGTACCTACTGATGCAGCTCAGGAAGTTGCTGATGAAATGATAGAATCAGGAATTAAAGCTATTTGGAATTTTGCTCCAACCCGTTTACATGTACCTGAAGATGTGACAGTTAGAAATGAAGATCTTGCTATTGGAATTGTGAGCTTAATATATCATTTAAGCTGGAAAAAGCGAGATGAGGAAGAAGGTAAGTAAATTATAAATGCCAGCCTAAATATAAAGGCTGGCATTATATATATATCTTACTTTTTTTGATAAAACGAGAGATTGATTTTGTCTAAATTAAATTTTCCTGGATTAAAGATGAATTCAGTATTTCCTAAAAAAAGATAGCCTTCATCTTTTAAGTTTTCTGTAAATTTTTCTGTTAATATATCTTTTTGTTCTTTAGTTAAATAAATAAAGAAATTACGACTTAAAATTAAATCCCAGTTTGATGAATATCTTTCGTTTATTAAATCTTTTTTTTCAAATCTTACTGCATTCTTAATTTTTTTAGACAACTGGAAAAGGTCGTTTTCATCTGGCACAGGCTCAAAGTATTTATCCATTAATCTATCTGGAACATTTTTTAGTGAACTAGAATTATAGCAGGCTTTTTTAGCTTTCTTGAGGATTTCTTTATCAAGGTCGCTGGCTAGAATTTCATATTCACTATTATTTAAACCTAATTCATTTAATATAATTGCAATTGTATAGGGTTCGGAGCCGTTAGAGCATGGTG harbors:
- the rsmI gene encoding 16S rRNA (cytidine(1402)-2'-O)-methyltransferase, producing the protein MRGKLYICPTPIGNLEDITYRTIRTLKEVDLIACEDTRRTGRLLKHFEIDNDLISYHEHNEKMRTEEIIGKLKMNQDIALVSDAGMPGLSDPGEILIKAVVNEGVEVIPLPGPSAAIPALVASGFATGRFVFEGFLPRKGQERKDRLASIKLDERTTIIYESPYRTQDTIADLADIMADREIALIREISKIHEEKIYGTAAEIKEKIFDREIKGEIVIVISGNQSLSEKEKLTDLSILEHLELLIENGYTKKKAIKEVSKIRGLPKSEVYKEAIAIDARPEFRDGN
- the metG gene encoding methionine--tRNA ligase, producing the protein MAEKTFYVTTPIYYPSDRLHIGHAYTTVAADAIARYKDLRGYDTMFLTGSDEHGQKIERKADEAGKEPQNYVDEIVATFIDLWDRLGIDYDQFIRTTDNNHEEVVQEIFKQLYEQEDIYLGKYEGWYCTPCETFWLDRQLEGDEKVCPDCNRPLEWVEEESYFFKMSKYADRLLKHIKDNPKFIQPESRRNEMISFIESGLDDLSVSRTTFDWGIEVPVDSDHVIYVWIDALSNYITAMGYNRDESKFNKYWPADIHIVGKDILRFHTIIWPIILMALDLPLPDQVFGHGWLLSDTGKMSKSRGNVVDPIELINDFGRDAIRYYLLREVSFGADGTYSTEALIQRINSDLANDLGNLLHRSLSMVEKYFSGEIPEPAAETEFDSSLKELAAITVEKAADEIEELRYTKALEEIWQFVRRANKYIDQTEPWVLARDENNREKLGTVLYNLLESLRIIGILLKPFLVDTPAEIGKQLGIQKEIKDASWQDLDWNGLPSNRTIAKGEPIFPRIDLEKYYEEKEKLNGAKEKQEEEIVEEGLISFNDFQEIDLRIATIIEAEKIEDSNKLLKLQVDLGTEKRQIVAGIANYYQPEDLIDKQIMMVANLEPAKIFGVKSQGMLLAARDDQNEELTVISPAKPIKAGSPVS
- a CDS encoding redox-sensing transcriptional repressor Rex; the encoded protein is MKDRESIPKATIERLPLYYRCLDKLANFEDVDVVSSKDLGGRLGIPPTQVRKDLSYYGEFGRRGVGYDVFDLKRSVGRILGVDEVWTTILVGAGNLGRALVDYKGFEKMGMKLVGVMDADLSKIGNKIGGVEVQSIKKMDEIVSENDAKLGIITVPTDAAQEVADEMIESGIKAIWNFAPTRLHVPEDVTVRNEDLAIGIVSLIYHLSWKKRDEEEGK
- a CDS encoding CheR family methyltransferase, producing MNFESFKDEAANLLNINFDGYKLKRVQRRTDSLMRRHNIDDYEDCIKMLKTDDSFKDAYLNHFTINTSEFFRNPKSFKYLENKVLPELIKKNNDKIKIWSAPCSNGSEPYTIAIILNELGLNNSEYEILASDLDKEILKKAKKACYNSSSLKNVPDRLMDKYFEPVPDENDLFQLSKKIKNAVRFEKKDLINERYSSNWDLILSRNFFIYLTKEQKDILTEKFTENLKDEGYLFLGNTEFIFNPGKFNLDKINLSFYQKK